In Marinitoga litoralis, the genomic stretch CAAGATTTAAAAAGGAAGTCAGGCCAGGAGATACTTTAATATATGATATAGAATTACTACAAGAAAAAATGGGAATGTATAAAGTTAAAGGAATAGCTAAGGTGGAAAGCAAAGTAGTTGCGAGTGCAGAATTAATGGTTGGAATAAAGAGGGGATAAAATGTATATTACTCAAATAAATGTATATATTCCAGAAAATAAATTGGATAATAAAATATTATCCAAAAAATTCAATGTTTCTGAAGATTGGATATTAAAAAGAACTGGAATAAAAAATAGATACATTTCTAATATTGATATTTTTCAAATGGGCTTAAAAGCTGCTGAGAAATTAAATTTAGAAGATGTTGACACAATTCTTTTTGTTTCATCTATAGGAGCTCATTATGTACCTTATTATGTCAGAACATATGAAAAATTAAATATTGATAAATTAAGATATGGAATAGATGTATCTAATGGTTTTGTAGGCTTTGTGACTTCACTGCATATAGCTGATGTTATGTTTAGGGAAAAAATTGCAAATAAAATATTAATAATAGTATCAGAAAAATTGTCAGAGCTTGTAGATGAAGAAGATATTAATACATCAATATTATTTTCTGATGCTGCAGTTGCAATGGTTTTGGAAAATAATGATAATTGTGTTTGCGATCATAGAGTAATATATGATAGTGAATATTTAGATGCATTAAATGTTAATGATAATAAAAAAATTATAATGAATGGAAAAAGAGTATACAAGTTTGCCGTTAGTAACATGAAAAAAATGATAAAAGATTACTTAAAAGACTACGAAGAAAAAATAATTGTTCCACATCAAGCTAATAAGAGAATATTAGAAAGTGTGAAAAATAATTTTAATAATATGGAGTTTTTAGATATTATAGAAGATTTTGGAAATACAGGAGCAGCAAGTATCCCTTTGACATTATATAAAATATACGGAAATACAAAAATAGATTTAAAAAAACACTTATTAATATCTGTAGGTGGAGGAATGACAACATCAGGTATTACCTGGAGGTGCAATAATGAATAGAGTTACACAATTGCTTGGTATTAAATATCCTATTTTAGAAGGTGGAATGGCTTGGGTTGGCACTCCAAAATTAGCTGCTGCAGTTTCTGAAGCAGGAGGATTAGGCACAATAGGTGCAGGTAGTATGACACCAGAGATTTTAAAAGATGCTATAAAAACTATAAAAGATTTTACTAATAAACCGTTTGCAGTAAATATAATATTGGTAAATCCCTATGCTGATCAATTAGTTGAAATAGTCAAAGAAGAAAATGTCCCTATAGTTATATTTGGAGCAGGTAATCCTGGGAAATATATACCTTCATTAAAAGAAACAAATATAAAAGTATTAGCTGTTGTATCTTCAGAAAATTTAGCAATTAGACTTGAAAAAATAGGAGTTGATGCAATTATTGGTGAAGGTATGGAATGTGGAGGCCATATTGGAGATGTCTCAACAATGGTGTTAATACCAAAACTAGTTGATGTATTAAATGTTCCTGTAATTGCAGCAGGTGGAATAGCAGATATAAGAGGTATGAAAGCTGCATTTGAATTAGGTGCTGAAGGAATTCAAATGGGAACTAGATTTATAGCAACTTATGAATGTGAAGCGCATGAAAATTATAAGAATCTAATATTAAAAGCTGGAATAAGAGATGCAATAGTTACAGGAGCTGCTATTGGGCATCCTGCAAGAGTGATAAAGACTAAATTTGCAAAAAAAATAAAAAGTTTAGAATTACAGTCTCCAGAAGAAGCGGAAGAAATGTTAGTTGGTAGTTTAAAAAATGCATTTTTATATGGAGATTTAGATAATGGATCGTTTATGGCAGGTCAAAGTGCAGGTTTAATAAATGAAATTAAAAGTGTAAAAGAAATTATTGAAGAGTTTGGAAAAGAAATAAGTGAGGTGTTAAAATGATTGCCTTTGTATTTCCTGGACAAGGATCACAAAAATTAGGTATGGGAAAAGAAATTTTAGATAAGTATCCTGAATATAATGAATATTTAGATAAAGCATCAAAGGTTATAAATGTTGATCTGAAATCAATTATTTTTGGAGACGATGAAAAAATATTAACATTGACTGAAAATGCTCAACCAGCGTTATTAAGTATTTCATATATTATATATTTGTATGCAACAGAAAAATTAAATATACATCCTGATATTGTAGCAGGTCATTCATTAGGTGAGTGGACAGCTTTAGTTGCTTCAGATGTAATTTCTTTTGAAGAAGGAGTACAATTAGTTAGATTAAGAGGAAAATACATGAGTGAAGCATGCCCTCCAGGTGTAGGAAGTATGGGAGCGGTAATTGGATTGGATATTAATCGAGTAAGAGAATTAATAGATAAATTTGAGAATATCAATATAGCTAATCATAATGCTTTGGATCAAATAGTTATTAGTGGAGATAAGAAAGAAGTAGTTGAGGCATTGGAATTATTAAAAGAAAATGGAGCAAAAAAAGTAGTAGAGTTGAATGTTAGCGGCCCTTTCCATTCAAAATTAATAAAACAAGCTCAAGAAAAGTTAGCAGAAAATTTAAAAGACACTGAATTTAATAAACCAAAATATAATCTTATTCAAAATTACACAGGTGATGTGGAAAATGACCCTAAAAAGATAAAAGAAAACATAATTAATCAAATTACAGGAACAGTAAGGTGGGTAGATAGTGTTAAAAAGATGAAAGAATTAGGAGTTACAGAAGTATATGAAGTAGGGCCAGGAAAGGTATTAACAGGTTTGGTAAAAAGAATAGATAAAAGTTTAAATCCAAAAAGTATTTTGAGTATATAAAATTAATCACAAGACAGCCAAAAAAAGAAATCCAGCTATTTGCTGGATTTCTTTTACATAAATCCTTCAAATAAATTAACTTGATTTTTTTCTGGAAGTCCTTTTAACATTCCTAATTTTTTAAAAGTTTCTACTGTAGTTTTATTAATACCAGTTCTATTTAATAAATCTTCGATGGATAAGAACTCTTTTTCTTTTCTTGCTTCAAGAATACTAATTGCAGCTTTTTCTCCTAAGTTTGGCACTTTAATAAATGGTATTCTCAAATTATTTTCTTCAATAATAAAATTCTTAGCATCAGATTTATATATATCAGGAGGTAAAAATCCAAAACCACGTAATAACATTTCGTATGCTATTTCTAACACTGTGAGTTCATTTTTCTCTTTTACATCTAATGATTTTAATGATTTTAATTCAAAAATTCTAGATCTAATTGCATTTTTCCCTTTAAGAATAACTTCGATATTAAATTCATCGCCCTTTACAGAAAAGTATGTTGCATAAAAAGCAAGGGGATAATGAACTTTGAAATAAGCAATTCTAAAAGCCATACTAACATATGCAGCAGCATGGGCTTTTGGGAAAAGATATTTTATTTTTTTACAAGAATTAATAAACCATTCTGGAACATTATTCTTTTTCATTTCTTCTTCATCTTCATCTGCAAGACCTTTTCCTTTTCTAACCTTCTCCATAATAAAGAAAGAGTGTTTTTTATCTAGGCCTTTTTGTATTAAATAATTCATAATATCATCACGACATGCAATAACTTCATCAACAGTTGCCTGTTTTGAAACTATTAAATCTCTAGCATTATTTAACCAAACATCGGTACCATGAGATAAACCTGATATTCTAACCAATGCAGCAAATGTTTTTGGTTTTGTTTCTTCTAACATTCCTCTAACAAATTGTGTTCCGAATTCTGGAATTCCTAATGTTCCAACAGTTGTTCTTAAATCAGATGTTAAATCAATACCTAAAGCTTTAGAAGAAGAAAAAATAGACATTGTTTCTTTATCATCCATTTTTATTTTATTATATTCAACCCCAGTTAAATCACTTAACATTTTTAAAAAGGTAGGGTCATCGTGTCCAAGTGCGTCTAACTTAACCAAATCATCATGAATAACATGATAATCAAAATGTGTTGTCATAGTGTCTGCCTTTCTATCATTTGCTGGAAATTGAACAGGAGTAAAGTCATATACTTCCATATTTTTAGGTACAATCATTAAACCACCTGGATGTTGTCCAGTTGTTCTTCTAGCACCTTCTATTTTTTTTGCTAATCTAATTATTTCAGGGGTTTTTAATTCTTCTCCAATTTCTTCAGAATATTTTCTTACATATCCATAGGCTGTTTTTTCTGCAACTGTAGATATAGTACCAGCTCTAAAAACATGATCAGATCCGAATAATTCTTCTATGAACTTATGAGCTCTAGACTGATATTCTCCAGAAAAGTTTAAATCTATATCAGGAACTTTATCTCCTTCAAATCCCATAAATGTTTCAAAAGGAATATCTTGACCATTTTTATATAGCTCTGTTCCGCACTTTGGACATTTCTTATCTGGTAAATCATATCCAGAATCATATGAACCATCAGTAATAAACTCGCTATACTTACATTCTGGGCATATATAATGAGGAGGCAAAGGATTAACCTCTGTAATTCCCATCATTGTAGCTACTAATGAAGATCCTACAGAACCTCTTGAACCAACTAAATACCCATCATCATTTGATTTTTTTACAATTTTTTGAGCCATTAAATATAAAACAGCATATCCGTGATTAATAATAGAGTTTAATTCTCTTTCAATTCTTGCTTTAACAATTTCAGGTAATGGATCACCGTATAATTCTTTAGCTGTTTTCCAACTTAATTCTCTAACGGTGTCATCAGCACCTTCTATTATTGGAGGGTGCAGTTTGCCTTCTAATGGTTTTATTTCTTCAATCAAATCAGCAATTTTATTTGTGTTTTCTATGACTATTTCCTTAGCTATATTGTCATCTTCAAATATTTCGTATGCAGCTTCTAACATTTCATCTGTTGTTCTAAAATGTTTATTAGAATCATATACAGATTTCTTTTGTCCTTTTGTTGCTGAACCTATAATTAAAGCATCTCTAGCTTTTTTATCTTCTATATTTAAATAATGAGCATTACTAGTCATAACAACAGGTATATTAAATTTTTTAGCTGATTTATACAGATATTTGAAAAAATCTTTTATCTTTTCTTTTTCTACTCCACGATGTTCAATACTATCTAAAGGTTGAATTTCTATATAATCAAATAAACTAATTAAATCATCTATTTCTGCTTCTGAAGCACCTTTAGAATATTCTTCGAATATAATGTTCTTTGAACATCCACTACCAATTAATAACCCATTTCTATTTTCAAGTAGTTCACTTAATAATACTGTAGTATCTCTATAGAAATATTCTGTATGAGCTTTAGAAACTAATTTGTATAAATTTTTTAAACCGGTTCTATTTTTGACTAATACTGTAGTATGATATTTTCTAAGCTTTTTAAAATCAATCATTTTTTCTAGATTTATTAAATCGTTTATTTTTTTGATTCCTCTTCCTTTGGCTTTATCTAATAATTTTAAGAAAGCATATGCAGTTACTTTAGCATCCTCATGAGCTCTATGATGTTCAAAATCTCCCAATCCTAATGCATTAACAACTTTATCAAGAGAATGACCGCCTCTTAAATTCAATAGGGCTCTAGCCATAGCTAAAGTATCAATATATGGTATTTTTATTTCTATATCCATTATATCTTTTACCCAACGTCTTAAAAACCTATAATCAAAATTTGCGTTGTGAGCAACTAAAATTGAGTTTTCAATAAATTTCATAAATTCTGGTAAAACTTCATTAATATCAGGTGCATCTCTAAGCATTTCATTTGTAATACCAGTAATTTCTTGTATTTTTTGAGGTACATTTTTTTTAGGTTTAACTAATTTATGAAAAACATCTGTAATTTCACCATTTTCAATTTTTACAGCACCAAATTCAATTATTTCTTCTGTATTTGGATCAAAACCTGTTGTTTCAAAGTCAAAAACAACAAAATTAGAGTTAAATTCTATGTTTTCAGAAAAATTATTTATTATTGAGATCTTATTGTTTACTATATTTACTTCACAACCGAAAATTGGTTTAATGTTGTTTTTTTTAGCTGCACTATAAAATGTTGGAATTGATTGAACAACTTCATGATCTGTTATAGCAATTGCTTTATGTCCCCATTTAGCTGCAGTCTTTACCAATTCATCAACATCTAAAACAGAATCTAAAGCACTGAACTTAGAATGTGCATGCAATTCTACTCTTTTTTCCTCTGAATTATCAATTCTTTCATGTTTATCTATTTTCATTATATTTTCCGGAATAATAACATATTCTCTTATATATTCATCATATGTTACCTTACCTTCAATTTTTATATGATCTCCCTCTTTAATTTTACTATTAATCATTTCAGCATTATTTTTAAATATTTTTATGGTTATTGAATCTTTATTATCGGTAATATACATAATTAATATAATTGCTCTATCATTGAATTCTTTGTAAAAAACTGTTCCTTCAACAACAACTTTTGGAGTTTGATACACAAATTCATTTAATTTATTTAAAGGCATGGACACCTTATTAATAGCATTTCCCAAAATAACATTATTCTTATCTGTTTCTTTGTTTTGAACAATATCATCATTATTATCATATTCATCTATGATATATGTATCATCAATATTATTTAAATCATTACTTAAATCCTTTTCTAATTCTATATAATCAATATTTAGTGTTTCGTCAAAAATAAACTCATAGTTTGGTAAAAACCCCAAACCCCTAATTAAAATATTGTCAATTACTTTTTTGTTTTTTTTCATTCTTTCTAGTGCAAATTTGTTAGATACTCTAAAAATTAATTCGTTATTAGATATATCCGGTATTAAAAATCTTAGGTAATTTTCTTCATCATTACCTTTAATTAAATTTAACCAATTTTCTGATATATATTCAATGTTTTTCATGGAGGATAATTCTATTTTTACAGGCATTTTCATTAATCTTGAAAAGAATCTTTTAATAGATTTTTCTTCATTTTCGCTTAATGGGTTATGTAGTTTTAATATGAGAAAGTCGTTTATTTCAATATCTCCTTGAAGGTTAAAAGGATCAAATCCTAGTTTGGAAAGTAAAAAATCAGAAATTTTCATATGTGGCCCTCCTTCATTAACTACATAAATATATCATATTTTTTTTAAATTTTGAATAATAAAAAATGGAGTTCTTTCGAACCCCATTTTTTATTATGTATTAAAATTATAATTTTTTAATAGCTTGAGTTGCTGCAACTAAATCAATATCCCAAACAGGTGAAAATGGTGGAGAATATGCTAAGTCCATATTCCTTAACATTTCAACTGTTCCATTGTTATATATTAATGAAGTTATTACATTCAATCTTGGGTGTATCTCTCCGCCAATAAATTGAGCTCCTAATATCCTACCGCTTTCTTTTTCAAAAACTAATTTCATTTTAATTTTTTTTGATCCCCTATAATAATGAGCTCTACTTCCTGATTTAATATATACGGAATCAGCATTAAACCCTTTGTTGATTGCTTCTTTTAATGTTAATCCAGTTTTTGCATATTCAATATCTTCAAATTTGGTAATTAATGAACCAACTACTCCAATAAACGAATCATTTCCACCTGCTATATTTTTACCTGCTATTCTTCCTTGCTTATTTGCTGTTGTTCCAAGAGGAATATATACATTTTCTTTTGTAATATAATGATTTACTGTTGCACAATCTCCTGCAGAATATACATCATTTATATTTGTTTCCATTTTTTCATTAACAATAACAGCTCCATTTTTAGCCATGTTTAATCCTTTATCTTTTAAAAACTCTGTATTAGGTTTTACTCCAATAGCAACAATTACCATATCAGCTGTATATTCTTCATTATCAGTTATTACTTTGAATGATCCATTATCCTTTATTATATCTTTTGCAAAAGTATTAAATACTAAAGTAACTCCTTTTTCTTGTAAAGCATTAACAAATTCTTCGTGAATTTCTGGTTCAATATTTCCTAACAAATGATCGGTACCTTCAATTATTGTAATATCAATATTATGAGTTTTTAATGCTTCAGCAGTTTCAATACCAATAAACCCACCACCGATTACAATTGCTTTTTTGGGATTGTGAGAATTAATGTAATTTAATATATTTTTTGCATCATCAGGATTTCTTAATTTGAAAATCCCATCTTCACCCCATGCTGTAAAATGTGGAATTACTGGTGAAGCCCCAGTAGATATAACTAGCTTATCATACTTAACTTCTTTTTCTCCAGCTTCATTTTTTATATAAACAATTTTATTTTCAAAGTCAATATCATATACTTCGTTATTAACAAAAACATCAGCACCTTTTTTTTCTTTAAAAATTTCAGGAGTTAAAGCTATTACAGATTCTGGAGACTTAACATCACCACTTATAACATATGGAAGGCCACATCCACCATATGAAATATATGGTTCTTTTTGAAAAATTGCAATTTTTAAATCTTTATTAATTCTTTTTGCACTCGCAGCAGCACTTGTTCCTGCAGCAACTCCACCAATAATAACTACATCATATTTTTCCATGAAAACACCTCCGAAATATTTTATTAATAATATCTATTGATTATTAACATAAATTTTAAAAATAAATGGAGCTCAGCTCCACTATAATAATTCAAAGATAACGAATTACTTTAATAAATCATAATAGGATAATAATGATAAGAATATTGAATAGGTAATATATATAATACTAGGAATATAGAAAATCTGATTTTTTCCTAATGAAGTATTACCAAACAAGGAAGTGCCAAACCATTGAATCCCATTTTTAAAAATGATATATATAATTGCAAAAATCATTATTAAAGAAATAAAAAACTTAATGACTGCTGTTATTCTAGTTATTTTTAAATACCCTTTAAGATAATAAATAGCATTTAATTGTTCAGTTAGGCTATATATAAAAAATAATGAACCAATAATTATTAAATAAAAAACATCCAAAGTAAATTGATTACCAAGCATGCTTTGTATTAAGGGTTTTTGAAAATTAATAAAAATAACGACGGATAATAATATTAATGATATTAAAAAATTAAAACTAGAAAAAACAATTTTTAACCATCCTAATCCAGCGTTTCCTGGTTCAATAGTTTCTTTTTGTTCATTAAAAACATGTTCTTTTCTATTTTTAATTATATTTTTCCTTCTTCTCTCGTCGTGATGAATTTTTAACGTGGCCATATTATCCTCCTATTATTTCTTTGAACAATAATGCTTTGTTTTTGTCTAATAAACAGAATCTTATTTCTTTTATATTTTTTGATATTTTTGAAAAATCTTCAACAGCTAAATAATAAACCTTACATGCCTTATCAAAAGGATATCCAAATATACCAGAACTAATTGCAGGAAAAGATATTGAATTTAAATTTAATTCATCAGCTTTTTTTAATGAGTTTATTATCGCATTATATAATATATTTTCTTCGTTATCTTTTCCTCCATGCCAAACAGGACCTACTGCATGAATAATATATTTAGCTTTTAAGTTTCCCCCCGAAGTAATACCAACTTGTCCAGGTTTTATTATACCATTCTTTTTAATATATTCATCACTTTCTTTTTGGATGGTATATCCACCAGCTCTTACAATTGCTGCAGCTACACCACCACCATGTGATAAGTATGAATTGGCTGCGTTTACAATAGCATCAACATTTTCCTTTGTAATATCACCAATGACTATTTTAAAGGTTAAATCATTGATTCTTTTTTCAAAAATAGTCATAATATCATCTCCATATATAATATAAACTATTATATAAATAATATATACAATGAACCTAGTATAAGAGGGATTAAAACTGTTATAAATGAGTTTTTCATATATTCTTTAAATGATATAGTCTTATTGTAGTTCTTTTCTAATAACGATACTCCTACTATATTTTGAACAGCTCCTAATGGAGTTAAATTAGTACCTAAATTAGCTCCTATAGCATAAGCATACCATAGTTCAAATGGAGCTCCATTTATAATCAATAATTTAATAACAGGAGCTAAAATCAATGTTCCTGGTACAGCACTTAAAAACGGAATTGTGAATGCAGAAATCCACATTATTACTAACATTAATATTATAGGAGTTCCTAATAATGGGTTAAATAAGTGGGCTATTACTTGGGTAACACCTATTTCTTCTAATGAAAAAGCTATTGTAAATAATCCACCATAAAAAAACATAGTATCCCAATCAAGATCTTTAGACATACTTTCAAAATCTTTTTGAGATAAAAGCATTAAAATTAAGGCGCCAGCTAAGGCTATTAATGCGAGATCAATATTTATTACAGAGTGTAGCATAAATCCAACAAGTACAAATACAAAAACAATAACCCCTTTATACATTAGTGATTTGTTTTCGATAGCTTTTTCTGGATCAATATCAGATAAGGTTTTCAATTTTTCATTAAATTCTTTAATATTGAATTTATTTGAAAATTTAAATATTAATATTACAGATATAAATGATAATGCTGTAATAGGCAACATAGTATTGAGGAATTTTGCAAAGTCTAAGTTTCCTATAGATCCTAAAACAATATTCAAAGGACTACCAATTAGAGTACTCATACCACCAATATTATCAATTGTAATTGTTAATAACATTAATGGAGTAGGATTAATTTCCAATGTATCAGCTAATAAAAATATTATAGGAGCCATTAGCATTATAGTTATTAAATTATCTAAAAAGGCGGAAAACAAAGCAACAAGAATCATAATAAGAATTAACACTACCCAAAACTTATATCGACTTATTTTTATTGCATTTATAGCAGTAAAAGTAAAAAAACCACTTTCTTTTAGAATTTCTACAATAATCATCATACCAAGCAAAATACCCAACGTTTCGAAACTAACTATTCTGCCTATATTATCAAATTCTAAGCCTTCAACGGGTTTTAAAATAAACAATAATATACCAAAAAAGAAAGTGATAATGGACTTTTTAACTCTTCTAGCAAAAATAATAAAATAGTAAGCAATAATGGTTATACCAAAAACTATAAGCTCTGACATAAGACCGCCTCCAATTAGATATTTTCTACTTAATTAAACTCCTTTTCTTTAAATTTCTCTTGAAAAGTATTTTAATTTTTTAAAAATATTTCATCTCGTTTAAAGTTGTATTGTGATGAATTTCAAGTTTATTTTTAAAAAAAATCTTCTTAATTTAATGAAAATGTGTTAAAATAAATATGTAAATGGAGGTGATAATATGTTCGATAACTTTACAGATAGAGCAGCAAAGGTATTTATTGAAGCACAAAATGAAGCTAGATATATGGGGCATCCATATGTTGGAACTGAACACTTATTATTAGGACTATTAAAGGTAAATGGTAAATATTTATCTCAAATCTTTTCATATTATAACATAACGTATGGAAAAATAAAAACTGAAATAACCAATATAGTTGGCGTAAATGCTACACAAAATATTGTTGGCGCGTCACCACAACCTACTCCTAGAGCAAAAAGAATCATTGAATTAGCATATGATGAATCAGAGATTTTAGGTACATCTCAAATTGATGCAGAACATTTGCTTCTTGGAATATGTAGGGAAGGTGAAGGTATAGCTGCTCATGTATTGAGACGTTTAGGGATTAATCTTGTAGAAATGAGAAAAAAACTTTCTGATTTAATGTTGAATAAAGGCGAAGGTACATCTGAAATTGAATCTTTTAAAGAAGAAGATGAAGAAAGAATAAGGCAAAAACAAAATGCTTTAAAACAATTAGAAGGATATGGAACAGATTTAACAGAAAAAGCAGCTAAAGATGAGCTAGATCCTGTTATTGGAAGAGATGTTGAAATTAGAAGAGTAATGGAAATATTATCCAGAAGAAAAAAGAATAATCCAGTTTTAATTGGAGAAGCTGGAGTTGGTAAAAGTGCTATTGTTGAAGGGTTAGCTGAAAGAATTGTAAATGGCGATGTTCCAGAAGTACTAAAGGATAAATGTATTTTTTCTCTTGATCTAACTTCATTGGTAGCGGGAACTAAATATCGTGGTGAATTTGAAAAAAGAATGAAAAAGTTAATGCAAGTACTTGAAAAAAATAAAGACATAATATTATTTGTAGATGAATTGCATATGATAGTAGAAGCAGGTGCAGCCGAAGGTTCATCCATGGATGCCGCAAATGTTTTAAAGCCTGCATTAGCCAATGGAGATATTACAATAATCGGCGCAACCACTCCATCAGAGTATAGAAAGTTTATTGAAAAAGACCCTGCTCTTGAAAGAAGATTCCAAAAAATATATGTAAACGAACCATCATATGAAGAAGCAATAGAAATATTAAAAGGTATAAAAACCAAATATGAAGAACATCATAAGGTTGAATATACAAATGATGCTATAGAAGCTGCTGTTAATTTATCATTAAGATATATAACAGATAGATTTTTACCAGATAAAGCGGTTGATTTAATAGATGAAGCAGGTGCTAGAGCAAGATTAAAAGCATTAACATTACCTGCAAATCTAAAAAAGTTATTAAATAAAATAGAGGAATTAGAAGAACAAAAAGAAAATATGATCAGAAATAATGATTTTACTAAAGTAGATGAAATAAAAACTGAAATAAATAAATTAAAAGAAAAATATTCAAAAAAATATGCAGAATGGCGTGAGAAAGCAGAAAAAGAAATAATTGAAATTACAGAAGAACATATATCTGAAGTTGTCTCTGATTGGACTGGAGTTCCATTGAAAAAATTAGAAATGTCAGAAATGGAAAGATTACTTAATCTTGAAGCAGTTCTGCATGAAAGGGTTATTGGACAAGATGATGCAATTAAAGCAGTAGCAAAAGCAATAAGACGTGCAAGAAGTGGAATAAAGGATCCAAGAAGGCCAACAGGAGTATTTTTATTCTTAGGTCCAACCGGTGTTGGAAAAACTGAATTAGCAAAAACTATAGCTGAATATTTATTTGGTGATGAAAAAGCATTAGTAAGAATCGATATGTCAGAATATATGGAAAAATTTAATGTATCTAGATTAGTAGGTGCACCTCCAGGATATGTAGGATATGATGAGGGAGGACAATTAACTGAAGCAGTTAGAAGAAGACCATATTCTGTAATTTTACTTGATGAAATTGAAAAAGCACACCCAGATGTATATAATATTTTACTT encodes the following:
- a CDS encoding 3-oxoacyl-ACP synthase III family protein — translated: MYITQINVYIPENKLDNKILSKKFNVSEDWILKRTGIKNRYISNIDIFQMGLKAAEKLNLEDVDTILFVSSIGAHYVPYYVRTYEKLNIDKLRYGIDVSNGFVGFVTSLHIADVMFREKIANKILIIVSEKLSELVDEEDINTSILFSDAAVAMVLENNDNCVCDHRVIYDSEYLDALNVNDNKKIIMNGKRVYKFAVSNMKKMIKDYLKDYEEKIIVPHQANKRILESVKNNFNNMEFLDIIEDFGNTGAASIPLTLYKIYGNTKIDLKKHLLISVGGGMTTSGITWRCNNE
- a CDS encoding DUF561 domain-containing protein, with the translated sequence MNRVTQLLGIKYPILEGGMAWVGTPKLAAAVSEAGGLGTIGAGSMTPEILKDAIKTIKDFTNKPFAVNIILVNPYADQLVEIVKEENVPIVIFGAGNPGKYIPSLKETNIKVLAVVSSENLAIRLEKIGVDAIIGEGMECGGHIGDVSTMVLIPKLVDVLNVPVIAAGGIADIRGMKAAFELGAEGIQMGTRFIATYECEAHENYKNLILKAGIRDAIVTGAAIGHPARVIKTKFAKKIKSLELQSPEEAEEMLVGSLKNAFLYGDLDNGSFMAGQSAGLINEIKSVKEIIEEFGKEISEVLK
- the fabD gene encoding ACP S-malonyltransferase translates to MIAFVFPGQGSQKLGMGKEILDKYPEYNEYLDKASKVINVDLKSIIFGDDEKILTLTENAQPALLSISYIIYLYATEKLNIHPDIVAGHSLGEWTALVASDVISFEEGVQLVRLRGKYMSEACPPGVGSMGAVIGLDINRVRELIDKFENINIANHNALDQIVISGDKKEVVEALELLKENGAKKVVELNVSGPFHSKLIKQAQEKLAENLKDTEFNKPKYNLIQNYTGDVENDPKKIKENIINQITGTVRWVDSVKKMKELGVTEVYEVGPGKVLTGLVKRIDKSLNPKSILSI
- a CDS encoding PolC-type DNA polymerase III, which gives rise to MKISDFLLSKLGFDPFNLQGDIEINDFLILKLHNPLSENEEKSIKRFFSRLMKMPVKIELSSMKNIEYISENWLNLIKGNDEENYLRFLIPDISNNELIFRVSNKFALERMKKNKKVIDNILIRGLGFLPNYEFIFDETLNIDYIELEKDLSNDLNNIDDTYIIDEYDNNDDIVQNKETDKNNVILGNAINKVSMPLNKLNEFVYQTPKVVVEGTVFYKEFNDRAIILIMYITDNKDSITIKIFKNNAEMINSKIKEGDHIKIEGKVTYDEYIREYVIIPENIMKIDKHERIDNSEEKRVELHAHSKFSALDSVLDVDELVKTAAKWGHKAIAITDHEVVQSIPTFYSAAKKNNIKPIFGCEVNIVNNKISIINNFSENIEFNSNFVVFDFETTGFDPNTEEIIEFGAVKIENGEITDVFHKLVKPKKNVPQKIQEITGITNEMLRDAPDINEVLPEFMKFIENSILVAHNANFDYRFLRRWVKDIMDIEIKIPYIDTLAMARALLNLRGGHSLDKVVNALGLGDFEHHRAHEDAKVTAYAFLKLLDKAKGRGIKKINDLINLEKMIDFKKLRKYHTTVLVKNRTGLKNLYKLVSKAHTEYFYRDTTVLLSELLENRNGLLIGSGCSKNIIFEEYSKGASEAEIDDLISLFDYIEIQPLDSIEHRGVEKEKIKDFFKYLYKSAKKFNIPVVMTSNAHYLNIEDKKARDALIIGSATKGQKKSVYDSNKHFRTTDEMLEAAYEIFEDDNIAKEIVIENTNKIADLIEEIKPLEGKLHPPIIEGADDTVRELSWKTAKELYGDPLPEIVKARIERELNSIINHGYAVLYLMAQKIVKKSNDDGYLVGSRGSVGSSLVATMMGITEVNPLPPHYICPECKYSEFITDGSYDSGYDLPDKKCPKCGTELYKNGQDIPFETFMGFEGDKVPDIDLNFSGEYQSRAHKFIEELFGSDHVFRAGTISTVAEKTAYGYVRKYSEEIGEELKTPEIIRLAKKIEGARRTTGQHPGGLMIVPKNMEVYDFTPVQFPANDRKADTMTTHFDYHVIHDDLVKLDALGHDDPTFLKMLSDLTGVEYNKIKMDDKETMSIFSSSKALGIDLTSDLRTTVGTLGIPEFGTQFVRGMLEETKPKTFAALVRISGLSHGTDVWLNNARDLIVSKQATVDEVIACRDDIMNYLIQKGLDKKHSFFIMEKVRKGKGLADEDEEEMKKNNVPEWFINSCKKIKYLFPKAHAAAYVSMAFRIAYFKVHYPLAFYATYFSVKGDEFNIEVILKGKNAIRSRIFELKSLKSLDVKEKNELTVLEIAYEMLLRGFGFLPPDIYKSDAKNFIIEENNLRIPFIKVPNLGEKAAISILEARKEKEFLSIEDLLNRTGINKTTVETFKKLGMLKGLPEKNQVNLFEGFM